GAGATGGGTTGCAGAGAAACTGGGTCCTGATGTTGCAGGAAAGGAACTTGACTTTACTCGGAGCATACTATCAGTTGATGCCAAACATTATCATGCTTGGTCACATAGGCAGGTTTGTCATCTCGAAACATTGCTTAACCCAATCACTTGACGTGTAGTATTATCTTTTTGCTTATTGTTGGTAAACAATCTACATTATTATGCTTAGTCACATAGGCAGGTTTTTTAATCTCAGAAccttgtttaaagcactcactatgtatgctattttttttgctttatgtTGGGAAACAATCTGTAGTGGGCACTACAAGCATTAGGTGGATGGGAAAATGAGCTTGATTACTGTCATGAGCTCCTTGAAGCTGACGTCTTTAACAACTCTGCATGGAATCAGGTAAATATGATTCATCAATACACAATGCTAGATTATGTTTCCCAAATTATAATTGCCTTCTTAAATCAAATCTTGCAGAGGTATTACGTTATAACTAGATCACCTTCGTTGGGGGGCCTAAAACCCATGAGAGAATCTGAAGTAAGCTACACAGTCAAAGCCATTTTAGCAAATCCCGGGAACGAGAGCTCTTGGAGATACCTGAAAGCCCTTTACAAAGACGACACAGAGTCTTGGATTAGTGATCCAAGTGTTTCCTCAGTCTGTTTGAAAGTTCTGTCACGCACGGACTGCTTCCATGGATTCGCTCTGAGCACCCTTTTGGATCTTCTGTGCGATGGGTTGAGACCAACCAACGAGCATATAGACTCGGTGAAAGCTCTAGCTAATGAAGATCCAGAGGCTAACTTGGCCAATTTGGTGTGTACCATTCTGTGTCGTGTTGATCCTATAAGAGCTAACTATTGGGCATGGAGGAAGAGCAAAATTACAGTGGCAATATAACCACACTTGAAAAAGTTATTTACTTTTACGTTTTAAACTACTGCCTTTTTCATGAAACATGTTACCATACATCACAACAAATCTTGATTTTCTTGGcttccctttttattttatttttatcaatgcAAAATCTAATGAATGTCAACACTAACGTGTAGTATTGGGTTTGGAGTATTCAAACCCGGTttcatcaaataaaaaatacaatccCGGCTTGGGATAGATTCCGGTTCAACATTATGATTGTTGGACATGAAGGGAGAATGTGGTCACGTAATTGCTTTGTCTTTTGTGTGTTGTGATATGACAGAATGTGTGGTGTTTGAAATGGTAAGCATAATTTGTGATATGTGAATGGTCAGACTAATAACTCGTAAGATCCTTGAAAAgatacaaataaaacaaaattgacAATTAGCAATTCAAACAAGAAAAGTATCCAAAGTTCAAAACTAATACTCCTTTCTTTATGGATCGGTAAAATCTAATTTGTCTGCTCAGTTCTCTAATCCTTTCCCAAACTTGCACAAATGGGTGTCATAAAATCTTggggaaatatttttaacctTTTATTCCTTAGCGCATATCCATGCATTCCTTAATGGACGACTTCCGCATGGTTCTGGTGATCACACACATTATATGCATAGACCCAAATCTATGTAGAAAATAATGTATAGATCATTATTTTCATGACGCAAGTTACAACAATTCATATAAATTAACTTGGAAGACTATTTGCATAAGTTATAATAAACTATCAATGTTAATTCtaccaaattttaatttaaatacgATACCCAAGTATAAATGACatcatttatcatataaataaacgaTGGATTAAAGATGCAAAACCCTTACCTCTCCGGATCCCAGCCATCAAACGTTCG
The Brassica napus cultivar Da-Ae chromosome A1, Da-Ae, whole genome shotgun sequence DNA segment above includes these coding regions:
- the LOC106352548 gene encoding protein farnesyltransferase/geranylgeranyltransferase type-1 subunit alpha, giving the protein MDSDATVPLSERPEWSDVVPLSQDDGPNPVVPIAYKEDFRETMDYFRAIYRSDERSPRALRLTEEALRLNSGNYTVWHFRRLVLEELDHDLYEELKFIESIAEDNSKNYQLWHHRRWVAEKLGPDVAGKELDFTRSILSVDAKHYHAWSHRQWALQALGGWENELDYCHELLEADVFNNSAWNQRYYVITRSPSLGGLKPMRESEVSYTVKAILANPGNESSWRYLKALYKDDTESWISDPSVSSVCLKVLSRTDCFHGFALSTLLDLLCDGLRPTNEHIDSVKALANEDPEANLANLVCTILCRVDPIRANYWAWRKSKITVAI